AGATGTCTGTACGTATGTAGATGTATTAACGCGCATTCGGGAATTTTTTGCTTCGATTCCTTTGGCTAGATCTAAAGGATTGCAGCCTAAGCACTTCAGCTACAATCATCGCAAAGGAATGTGCACAGCTTGCTGGGGTCTAGGCTACCGACGCGTCGAAATGCATTTTCTTCCAGCAGTTCAGGTCATATGCGATGAATGTAAAGGACTTAGATTAAACCCGATAAGCTTAGAAATTGCTTATAATGGGAAAAATTTGGGCCAATATCTACAAATGACAGTAGACGAAGCCCGTGTTGCCTTTGAAAACCACCCTCGAATTGTCCGCATTTTAGACACCCTTATCTCTGTGGGGTTAGGCTACCTGCAATTAGGGCAAGAAATGGTCACGTTATCCGGCGGAGAGGCTCAGCGCATTAAATTAAGCCGCGAGCTCGCCAAACGCTCCACTGGCAAAACTTTATATTTGCTAGATGAGCCCACTACGGGACTTCATAGTGACGATATCGATAAATTACTTAAAGTCTTACACAAACTTGTCGACAAAGGTAATACTTTGGTTGTTATCGAGCACCACTTGGATTTTATCAAGAATAGTGACTACATCATCGATCTTGGGCCTGAAGCAGGAGAAAAAGGTGGCGAAATTGTGGGAGTTGGTACTCCTGAAAAAATTGCCACACATCCAACTTCTTGGACGGGCTTTTATTTACGAGATACATTAAATTAATATCCCCTTCATTTGATCTTTACAATTACAGTTCATTATTAGCATATAGAATAAACACCTCAAAATAAAAATCTATTTATCGAAATAGACATCGTTCCATTTTATTAAGGAAATTTTTATAATGAAGAGTAAGGCAATTATTAATTTAATAAAATAAGGCATTTTATGACTTACAATAATAATATCAATGTATTGCAAGCAAAATCCTTTGGTAAAGATCTTATTGCCATAGAAAAAGATGGCAATACTTTAAAATCAGTTGGTTTTCTCGGAAGATTTATTAGAAGATTGAAGAAAATGATAGGAAAAAATTCCTACGAAGACTGCAAAATTACAAAAATTGCTTCTACAATGAAAAACATGGTAGACGAGCACCCTAGTGATGAGGTAGGAAAGAAAATTGTCCAAGATAAATTTAAAGAAATTCTTGGGTTAAAAAAAATCAAGCCTGAAAACAAGGATCGTGTCCAACAAATTTTCTTTGAAGTATTTCCAAAGGAATCTCTAAAACACGATCTATTGGAAAAAGGATTTGGGGCTCTTGATAGACGTTCGTTTGATGAGATTAAAGAGCTTATTGATTTGCTTACAGATAGAGAATTAAATGAGGTATTGCTTAAAGAAGATTCTCTCAATCCCGATAATAAAGATGCGCTCCCCCTTATCTCAACTGCGATTATGGATATTTCAGATCCAGCAAAAGCATTGTCTATTGTACAAGAATTACACGCTCGAGGTATCGAGCTCAATAGCAAAGCTGTAGAACATGGTGAAGCATCTACCCTTTACGAATTAGCACTTAGAAAAAACTATCGAGAGGTTGCAGAATTCATCGCCGCAGAATTGGGATTTCCACCCAATGCAAATGTTTCTACCGATGCCGAATTACAGAGAATCAATTTGATGTTGGATAGATTAAATGATGCAAAAACAGAAGCTGAAGAAGAAAGAATATTTAAAGATATAAATGACCTCACTGAAGAAGGCAAACTCAATAATGTTTTCAGCTTAACAACCAAAGATGGCTCTGTTGAAAACCACACTTTGTTAACAGCAATTTATACGACTTTGGATGATGATGAAAAGAAATGGAAATACGTTTCTTATTTAATCGAAAAAGGTGCGGATTTAAATATGAAAATTGGTGAACCAAAAGAATCAATCGGAGCTTTACTTTGCCGAGATTTTATTGATGAATTTGCTTCTTTTTCCCCCACTCAAATCTCAAATAATGTGGACATATTTGGTGAATACCATGCGGATGGCGAAGCTGGTTTAAAATTTGAGCTTCTTGAAAAAGCCATTCATGATCAAGGAGATAGGAAATGGGATATCATTTCTCGCCTGTTTGATAGAAATGTAGATTTAAATAGAGAAATCGGACCTGAGGATTCTAAGGAAAAAATTGGCCATTTAGTTTTGAAAGATCTTGTTTCTGAAATTGACAATATTCCCACGGCTCAGATTTTAAGCATGATCCAAGATTTAAAAAACTATAATCTCATTAATTTGCCTGTTCAAATCCAAGATGAAAAAAACATCCTCATAACAACATTATTAGTTGAAGCTAACAAAAAATTAAATAAAGATGGGAAATCAATTGTCGTTAAAACCTTACTTGAGAAGGGAGCAGATCCAGCTTTTCGACCTATTATTGTAAGTCCTTTGACTGGTGTAAATACTCAACGTTCCGATCAAATTCCGTAGGATAGAGGGGGATTACTCCATAAATTGTTCGACAAATTCCGATTGCATCACGTTTAGGATTTCACTTGTACTGAATCCTTTACGAATTAATGATGCAATGGCCTTTTGTCGTTGAGAATAGTCGGAAAGGTTTCGTTTAATGGCTTGTCGATCTAATAAAAGTTGAATTTGTTTTTTACGGTCATCTGCACCGTAAAGAGATTCAAATAGATCAGGCAAGCCTTCAATTACAACCCCCTTAGCCTTCAGCTTCTGCGCAATGATGTGGGGCCCCCATTTCTTAGCCGCTTGCGACTTGATCCAACGCTCGCCATGGGATTGATCATCTAGATACCCTTTTTGAGTCATCTCATCAATTAGGCGTGTAATGGTGTGATCACTGACTAGAACTTTCAGTAAAGATTGTCGCAATTCTTGAGTAAAGTAACTTCTGACAGCCAATTTTCGCAAAACATACTGTTTAGTTGCCTGGTATTCCATTTCATAAAATTGTTCTTCAAAAAGGGAAGCCGCTAAACACTCTTGCGGAAGAGAGGGTTTGTGCCCCCAAATGGAGGTATGAATAGACTTCCATTCTTCTTCATCTATCGAAACAATTAAATGGCTTTTTTTGGCACTTGGAAAACATGTTATTTTCATCATGGCTAGGCTGTCCCTTCATTTTTACCCACCAGTATTTTTTTAACTCCCCGATTTGCGACTCTTATTCCTTTTGAACTAACGCCTTTCACTAAAGTTTCATTAAAATCAAAATCCATTTTAGAAACTTTTTGTTTCAATTTAGGAATAAATTGTATCTCTAACTTCACATTAGGTTGTGTCGAAATAAATTGCAATTCTAAGTCTTCATCAAAATAGCGGTAAATTTTATCTAAGATAAATTGGGAAATGATAAAACGTTTTGCAAAACAAAAATGCGATTTCGGATCTTTAACCAATACACTAATCACCGTTTTTTTATCTGCACATCCCACATACACAACCTTTTTATGGTCTGTTTGAAGGTATTGCTTTTCCGGAATATTAATGACTGTATATGTTCCGTCATCAAAAAGAATTAACACCTTATCAAAATTGGTGCATTCAAATGAAAGCTTCCCTGTTACTTTAGTCCCTAAAAACCCAGTACTTGGATCAAAACCCACTGTCATTTTCCGCGTTGCAATTGCTCGCATATTAATTTCTTCAATCGACGTGATTTCCGTGCGACGCGGGTAATCTTTTGCATATTTTGTCAAAAGCCCCCTTAAGTAATGGATTGTAAACTTCTTGACGTTCTTTAAATGCTTTTCAACTTCAATCAATTGTTTGTCAATGGCATGAATTTCTGATAGATTTTTTTCTAAATCAAATTTAGAAATTCTTCTGATTGGAATGCTTAGCAAGCCTTCTCTATCATCATAATGTGGAATGCGCGTTAGCTGATCATGAAAGGGCATGAGTCCTTTTTCGATGATTTCATGCACTTTTTCATAGGAAGTGGCATTCTCGATATTCTTATAAAGACGATTCTCAATGAAAATTTGCTCGAGTGTTTTAGCAAAGATTTTTTCTTTAAATCTATCTCGTTCAAGCTCTAACTCAATACGAAGATATTCTTGTAATTTTTCAGCATGTAATTTCAAAATAGAGTCAACATCTGTCTCCCATGGCAGATCATCTTTGATCACCACAATTTGGGAATGAATGGCCACTTCACATTCGGTATAGGCATAGAGCGCTTGAATCAATTCTTCGGCATATTGTCCACGCGGAAGCTTGATTTCAATTTCCACTTTTTCTGCTGTGTAATCATTGATCGCATCGATTTTGATTTTTCCCCGCTTAGCCGCTTCATCGATGGAACGGATCAAGGATTCAGTGGTCGTGCCATAACAGATTTCCGTGATCACTAATGTTTTTGGATCACGAACTTCAATCTTTGCACGTAATTTAACCTTGCCACGCCCTTGATTATAATCAGAGGCATCCATGATTCCTCCGGTGGGGAAATCTGGGAAAACAGAAAACTCACGATCCTCTAAAATGGCGATTTCGGCTTCTAAGAGCTCCTCAAAATTATGTGGGAGAATTGAGGTGGACATTCCCACGGCAATTCCTGTCGCGCCTTGCATAAGCAAAAGAGGGATTTTTGCGGGCAGAACGATGGGCTCTTGGTGCCTTCCATCGTAAGATGGTGCATAAGCGGTCAGATCTGGATTAAACAGTGTTTCCTTGGCAAGCGCAGCAAGGCGTGTTTCAATGTAACGCGCTGCGGCTGCTGGGTCGCCTGTAAAAATATTCCCAAAGTTTCCTTGCTGGTCTAGAAGATAACCCCGGTTGGCCATATTGACAAGAGCTTCTGTAATGGGAGCATCACCGTGGGGGTGATAAGCCATCGTCTGACCAGCAACATTGGCGACTTTATGTAGCTTCCCATCATCCATAGACCATAGAGTATGCAGGATACGTCTTTGTACAGGTTTTAATCCATCGATAACATGCGGGATTGCTCTATCTAAGATGACGTAAGATGCGTACTTAAGATAGTGAATCTGCATTAATTGCTTAACATCTTCCATACATTATCCTGCTGTGCGAGCAGCCTCCAGAGTCGGTTCTAATTCGTTGATCAGATTTTCCATGATGAACTGTTTTCGTTTAGGTGTATTTTTACCCATATAAAAATCAAGGGTTGTCTTGATGTCAGAAAACAAACTGATGGTGACTGGAATCAAACGAATATCTTTTCCTATAAATTGCTTAAATTCGTTTGGAGAAATCTCTCCAAGACCTTTGAAACGTGTGACTTCAATCCCTTTTTTCAACTGTTTAATCGCCTTGTCCCGTTCTTCTTCAGAATAGCAATAAAGCGTTTTTTCCCGATTACGCACCTTAAACAAGGGCGTTTCGAGAATAAAAAGATGTCCATTTAAAACAAGCCCTTCAAAATAGGTCAAGAAAAAGGTGATCAATAAATTGCGAATGTGCATTCCATCCACGTCAGCATCTGTAGCTAGAATCACTTTTTGATAACGGAGATTTTCAATATCATCCTCGATATTCAAAGCACTCATTAGATTGAACATTTCTTCATTTTTGTAGAGCTGATCAATCTTCATTCCGTGAACATTTAAAGGCTTTCCTCGTAAAGAAAAAACAGCTTGCGTTAGCGGATCTCTTGATGCCACAATCGAAGCACTTGCAGAGTCCCCTTCTGTCAAGAAAATCATCGTTTTTTCCCCAACGTCCGCTTTATCCTGCGCATGGTATTTGCAATCGCGCAGCTTTGGGATTTTAAAAGAAATTTTCTTTTGCTTTTCTTTGGCTTCTTTTTTTACCGCTGCAAGTTCTTTGCGCAATTTTTCGTTAAAAACGATCCGCTCAATGATGCTATTGGCCGTCGAGGGATTTTTATAAAGCATGTTGACAACAGCATCTTTGACTTCTTGGACAAGTGGCCCTCTCAATTCTGTGTTGCCGAGCTTGTTTTTTGTCTGAGATTCAAAAACAGGGTCTTTGATCCTGACTGCAACCGTTCCCACAATCCCTTCTCGTAAATCCACACCTTGGAAGTTCTTTTTAGAGTATTCATTCACCCCTTTCAAAATCCCTTCTCTAAAAGCAGATAAGTGGGTTCCTCCATCGGAAGTATACTGCCCGTTTACGAAAGAGAAATAGCTTTCCCCATAGCTTTGTGTGTGTAAAAAAGCAAATTCCAGAAGCTTTCCACGATAATATAGAGGTTCGTATAAACGATCTTCGGTGACTTCTTCGTTTAATAAATCGAGTAGACCGTTTTCAGAATAAATATCCTGCCCATTATATTCTAAAATGAGCCCTGTATTTAAATAGGCATAATGCCATAGCCGTTTCTGAATATATTCGGGCTCAAATCGGTATTTCTTGAAAATTTCTTTATCGGGGATAAATTCGACATATGTCCCATCGGGCTCGCTTGTTTTTTGAGATTTCTCTCTGATAAGCTTCCCTTGAGAAAATACGGCTTCCATAGACTTGCCTTCTCGGTGGCTTCGAACTAAAAAGTGACTGGATAAAGCGTTGACAGCTTTTGTTCCCACACCATTAAGACCAACGGAAAATTGGAAAACATCGTCATTAT
Above is a window of Parachlamydia acanthamoebae DNA encoding:
- a CDS encoding regulatory protein RecX; protein product: MMKITCFPSAKKSHLIVSIDEEEWKSIHTSIWGHKPSLPQECLAASLFEEQFYEMEYQATKQYVLRKLAVRSYFTQELRQSLLKVLVSDHTITRLIDEMTQKGYLDDQSHGERWIKSQAAKKWGPHIIAQKLKAKGVVIEGLPDLFESLYGADDRKKQIQLLLDRQAIKRNLSDYSQRQKAIASLIRKGFSTSEILNVMQSEFVEQFME
- a CDS encoding DNA topoisomerase IV subunit A, coding for MEDVKQLMQIHYLKYASYVILDRAIPHVIDGLKPVQRRILHTLWSMDDGKLHKVANVAGQTMAYHPHGDAPITEALVNMANRGYLLDQQGNFGNIFTGDPAAAARYIETRLAALAKETLFNPDLTAYAPSYDGRHQEPIVLPAKIPLLLMQGATGIAVGMSTSILPHNFEELLEAEIAILEDREFSVFPDFPTGGIMDASDYNQGRGKVKLRAKIEVRDPKTLVITEICYGTTTESLIRSIDEAAKRGKIKIDAINDYTAEKVEIEIKLPRGQYAEELIQALYAYTECEVAIHSQIVVIKDDLPWETDVDSILKLHAEKLQEYLRIELELERDRFKEKIFAKTLEQIFIENRLYKNIENATSYEKVHEIIEKGLMPFHDQLTRIPHYDDREGLLSIPIRRISKFDLEKNLSEIHAIDKQLIEVEKHLKNVKKFTIHYLRGLLTKYAKDYPRRTEITSIEEINMRAIATRKMTVGFDPSTGFLGTKVTGKLSFECTNFDKVLILFDDGTYTVINIPEKQYLQTDHKKVVYVGCADKKTVISVLVKDPKSHFCFAKRFIISQFILDKIYRYFDEDLELQFISTQPNVKLEIQFIPKLKQKVSKMDFDFNETLVKGVSSKGIRVANRGVKKILVGKNEGTA
- a CDS encoding DNA topoisomerase IV subunit B, which codes for MAKKYDESSVKTLGALEHIRLRSGMYIGRLGDGSHPDDGIYIMVKEVIDNSVDEFIMKHGNRIIIGVDPEQGLISVRDFGRGIPLGKVIDCVSQINTGAKYNDDVFQFSVGLNGVGTKAVNALSSHFLVRSHREGKSMEAVFSQGKLIREKSQKTSEPDGTYVEFIPDKEIFKKYRFEPEYIQKRLWHYAYLNTGLILEYNGQDIYSENGLLDLLNEEVTEDRLYEPLYYRGKLLEFAFLHTQSYGESYFSFVNGQYTSDGGTHLSAFREGILKGVNEYSKKNFQGVDLREGIVGTVAVRIKDPVFESQTKNKLGNTELRGPLVQEVKDAVVNMLYKNPSTANSIIERIVFNEKLRKELAAVKKEAKEKQKKISFKIPKLRDCKYHAQDKADVGEKTMIFLTEGDSASASIVASRDPLTQAVFSLRGKPLNVHGMKIDQLYKNEEMFNLMSALNIEDDIENLRYQKVILATDADVDGMHIRNLLITFFLTYFEGLVLNGHLFILETPLFKVRNREKTLYCYSEEERDKAIKQLKKGIEVTRFKGLGEISPNEFKQFIGKDIRLIPVTISLFSDIKTTLDFYMGKNTPKRKQFIMENLINELEPTLEAARTAG